The Scatophagus argus isolate fScaArg1 chromosome 4, fScaArg1.pri, whole genome shotgun sequence DNA window GCATGAGAGTAGAATAAACATGTTATATATTTGTAATATGCCTTCGTCTTAGATGAAAATGTTTACAGCAACAGTCACTGGTCATGAGAAACAACCACATGAACAGTTTGATGCTTCTATCATTTGATGCACATGATAAAGCATTCAGTTTAGAGATATGTGTGAAGATATCCCCCAGTTCAACGGAAGACCAGTTCTATTTTTGCTATTCAATAAATAGCATGAAAAGACCTAAAACAATGATGTTtgactattttcagtggtggattAATTCCCATTCTGTGCTCTTGCGAGTATTTCAAGCAGAAGTGTACATACAGTGTATTTGGGATTGAGTCAAGATAAACTACAGTGCATGTGTTCAGGATAATGAAGGAAAGCTCCCTGAGTGCAACAGGGTGgctcactgatgtttttttttattattgtttttgaaCAAGAGTGGAGCCCTATGTCatagaggaagaggaagtttTGCTAACATACAATACTTGTCAGGACACATTCAGTGCTGGAGTATCACCACGATTGAAATGACAATATGTTTAGCCACTGGGCTTAGTTTATATAGAGCGCCATTTTattcagagagaaagtgaatgCAAATGAGTGCTTATCTTAGTTATCTTCAGGCCAAAGCAAATGCACCAGATTATGAAGCCATTGTGCAGATAGGATGGAAGATGTTAGTGGTGTCAGAGATCGCATTCTGACCTTAGCTGCTGAAACTGATCAGCATAGCTTGTCAGGGGACACCTTTTTGGCACGCTCTCTTCATTGATAACCAcacctgtttgtttgcataCTAGAACTGGGAATAAATAGggatatgaaataaatgtggcattatgaaatgaaagtgccatgaaataaataaatgtggcattaGGAAATAAAAGTCCtgtggaataaataaatgtaatcttatgaaaaacattgaaataaataaatatgtttatttatttatggggTTTATTTCATAGCcatgttcttttcttttatagtttttaaaattttttaattaatttgactTTCCGTTTCAACCTGCTTGTGAAGCACAAAGTGCTCAGATATTGAGAGATACATACTGATCTGCCACAGAAACTTCAATGTCAGGAGAGCATCTGCCTGCTGAATTAGTGACATCTTCACACTGACATGCAGCTTTGttcaaaacattaaatgtaGGACAATTCTTTAATCGGGTAAAGCTGAATATTTTCCAAACGATTcattcagaaataaaaagatgttgAATACACCAACAGAGCTGTACCTAATATGACAGTGGTGGTGTTGAACCTGTCCACTGTTTTCCAGCGGCTGGTAGATGGACGAGTCTCAGAGTGCCACTGAACAACAAAGTGACTGACAGGTGGTGCAGAGGGTGGGGCTGTGGGCTTCTCCCACTGGACAAGAAGGCCTTTCAAGGCAGGGAAAGTGCTGGAAACCCACAAGTTTCTGACTGAAGGGAGAGCTACAGAAAACAAGTATTGGGATTATTTGTGattaaaaagaacaaacttCCCTTCATCTTCATATTCAACTTCATCACCATAACCAGCATGAACACAAACATATCAACATCGGTGCTTATCATTTTACAGAGTCATGGAAGAAGAGGGTGTTTATTGTCACTGAATGCTGCCCACTGCCCTGTTTGATTTAAGATtctttggtttttaaaaataaacaaattcaacTGCTGAAtttctgttgatgttttaacgagtaaataaaaaaggactGGTTTGACTGGTGAAGTGCTGTGTTGTAATCTGTCTTATCTGAACACATCTTGTCACTACTCTGTCACCTTCTCATCTGCTAGGaaacacgcaaacacaaacacacacaggatgttgCATAAGTGGAGAGCATGGGCCTTAAATTTGATagtgtcagttttattttgtcgATCACGATTAGcaacttaaaagaaaaacagttctGTGAAATCCAGTAGCATGGAGGGCCTTCTACATTTTGGAAATCCTCTGCTTCTTGGTACACCTCAACTCATCACAAGGAAATGTtcatgacaataataataactatttACATTTCATAACCAGAGTGCCACTCACTgatatgtctttgtgtgtcaatGCTGAGGTGTGTGGCAGGTCCATAGCCGGCCATGTTGAAGGCTCTAACTGTGACACTGCAGTTCCCCTCCTGCACCACCAGGAGTGCTGTCCCCTCTGTGACGTTTTGAATCAAACTGCcctgaagctgctgcttcttcatcACTGGCTTGTAGCTCACCTGGTATCCAAGGATATGACCTCCAGGAACAAGGAGGTCATAATCCTGCAGCGAAGCaagatcaaatcaaattttacaccacatttgttgaaaatatttagACTAGCACAGcacttgatttttattttgtttcgtTCTTAGTCTTTTGATGAAAGTTTATATTTTAGTTCAAAAAGCCAGTAGAGTTCACTAATAGGAGAACCCAAGAAcgtttttgcttttattaaaaaaaaaaaaaaaaagctgtaataTCTAGATCACAACTTTTCCAAAAGCGGCCATTTACTGTATTTGACATTTCGAGCCTGGTGTAATATTCCTATTCACACAGACTTCTTTTTTGTGGCTTTAAAACTACCCACCCACAAAGTGCCTGTCATGAACACCAGTGGTTGCACCCAGGGCAATCTTTACACAAAAGAAGAGGCAACCACATCTCCTTTCAACACAGACTTTTGTTGGCTATTGTACCTGCTATTGGGTCAAGTGATGTTGTGTGTGACTCCCATTTTGATACCAAGATACTGCCAATGTTTACATGGAGTTATGATGGACAATACGTGGAAGATTAGGCACATCTACTGGCATGGTCGGGagatgaaaatgtcattttactTCCTTGGACACTTTGGCTGTTGCAAAGACCAAATTTATGTCCACTCCTGAGATTCTTTGCCATATAATGGACCATCAAATGGACTTGATACTTGCAGAAGATGATCTTACATAtagatatattatatatagatCTTATATACTAAACAAGAGAGGTTTTATACACGACTACTACAAATATTTCCAGTGTACCTTCCATATGAGGTGAAGGAGAAAAGATCCAAGGTCTGTTTTCTCTACTCTGTAACATACCTCCAGGGGCCAGGAGGGGACtggcaaagaaaaagcaaaaacttaAAAGTGTCAGTGGTTTATTGCATTGTGGTCAGGTATGCTGGCAAAGTATTTAAATAATAACCTTGTAGAATTCAGTCCCAGCCTACAAATATTTATAACTCTTACCTCTGTCCAGTGTCCTTGCAGTGACATCAAAGCTCCAGTCACTCCAGATGTTAGATGTCCCTCTGCAGGCCACTGCAGCTCTATATACGGTAAATGGCAGGAGGCCTTTGATCTTGTAAGTCACTGTCTGATCTTGATGTGCGGGGAAAACGTGTGGAGCCTGGAAAGcacaaaacatcagcaaagaaaacaaaagctgactTCATGCAGTAACCTATTTGGTGGTttctggctctgtccaaagcaATGTGTATCATATCTCCATGATGTATATCTCCATCACCCATTGTGAAGAAATCTCATCAACTGTCCTCCAGGTAATTAATGTAAGACTGTACAATGTTCTCAAGTAACAGCAATGTTTGTATGATGCTAACCTGGGTCCATCTGTGAGTGTGGTTGACTCTGTAGCGAAGTCGACAGCTGCCACGACTGCTACTTCTCCAAGAAACATGGACAGAGTCCACAGTGGAGCCAAGCACAGTTAATACTGGTTGAGACGGTTTGACTGAATAGAAGAGAGGAGAATTTATCTATTATTTATCTTATTCATGTTTGTCCAGTGGTTTGTCTGTGGATTGGTCAGTTAGCAATCTCATTAATTCTGAAAAATTCACACTGCGAACAGCAGAGGAACACTACAGTCAGTGGGAGTTACACTCATTGCTGGGTAGTGATCAAAGTGAGTGATCAAATATTTGAGCCACTGACCTATGTCATAAAGCAACACAGTGTGAGGGTATGACCAGATCTCACTCCCCATCGTATAGTCTCTTATCCTGGCTGTGATGTTGAGGATGGCTGCTGGGCTGAAGATTCCCTGACAGGATATGACattgtccctgctgaagaagagaaaagaaagaaggagagaaaccaaaagagagagaaagaacaaaggGATTCATCCACCAGTTTTCCATACCACTCAAACCTGGAACcatcttgctgtgaggcaacagggCTAGCCACCACACCACCATGCAGTCAAAGGTGGAGGGATTAGTTTTCAATACTACACATTTGATCTAACGCAAAAGCAGGAAATTCGCTTAAACTTTACACTTTTTGGAAAAAACAGCACTTACAtttaagaaatatgaaataattaGTTTGACTGTTGGATTGATTAAAGCTGTAATATATGTAGctatttcatttcagtattgAGCCCTTCGGTCAGTATTTACCTCCTGAAGACGAGTGAGAAGTCTGACATAGTGTTGCTGCTTGACTCCTCACTCCACTCACATGTCATGGATCTGTGTGATATCTGGTAGTAACAGGAAATGTTCAGGCTCTCTGCAGCAAACAACAGATGATCTAATTTTAAGAACATACATGACCCCACATTTCATTAAAATCGGACAAATGGTGTCACAGTTACGACCTTTGAAACCTAAAAATTCATAGTTTGATGATTTGAAGAAGGCCTCAGATGTTTAAATAAAGCACATGAAGCACAGTTAAAGGTGACACATTTCATCAAGATTAGGGgttattacaaaataaatacataaatacaacaaCCAAAAATCAAGTTATttgacttctgtgtgtgtgtgcatgtgcatactCACTCTGTATAGAATGAGGCCCACAGTCTCGAATGTCAGTGACACACACTTGCTTGTCCTTTTCACACAGCTTCAGATTAGAACTCTTGACTGTCAGCTCTGACACGCAAGTACATTGAAAAGAAGACTGACTGACAATCAGAGATGACAGCAAgtctaaacaaataaaatctgaaattaaagCTTAATTTAAGAAGTAATTATCAGCACTCTTTAGGGCATCAGATCAGTTAATTCAAGATAAATCTAGTGCTAATCTAGTACTCCTATACAAATCAGAGAAGGCCATTTAAAATTTATACTACAGACTTAATCTACACTTTATATTGATTTGCTTAATCCATAAAGCTTGTCttttaaataacagcaaaatgtaACACTTGCCTTTTATAAAGAAAGAGTTTTGGGCAACTCACcataagaaaacacacagaggaggttCACCATTGTGCAGGAAGCAAGGCGCAGTTGAGGAGACCAGTTCATCTTGGACTCTTTCAAATGATACTATATCCAAAAGATCAGCTCATTCTAAACATCCAACAACATCCATCCTGTGTTTAAACCCAGCATTTCACCATTCATCTAAATTAGCAAAAgatatctctgtttctctgatgtGTTAATGATGAGGAAGCCTGCAGACAAACTTGCTGCCTCTACAGACTGAGCCGCTGAGGTCTCTGCAGTCAGGAAATTGCTCCATGTCTGTAAGCAACACCCATTAACCCATCAAATGTGTGTTGAAATTTTAGTTTCCACTGAACTGATCACAGCTTGTCAAGAGCATCCCATGAAACTGAACTTGCACAAGAGTGGaattagaaaattaaaataattaaagatGGCACATTTAGGATTGTAACATCAACACACTAATGGTTCTGGGATTACAAAGCCAGCGTGATTACAAGCCGCACTCCAGAGAGAGAGTTCTCCGTCCGCTGGACGACTTgcaatgaaatttggtacaaaaCCAAAGCCCAGCTAACACTGGATTTTTAACTTGTCTGATCTTTTCTGTTATGTATTGTAATGTACACTAATTGTAATTGTACACTACAGTGCCTATAAAATGCCAAACAgcccttttcaagtccagccacaaattctctATTGAATCTGAATATGGGCTTTGACTTGACTGCTTCAGAACATTCACCTCATcgtctttaaaccatttctgtgtgGCTTTCACTGTATTCTTCAGGTGATTTTcttgctgaaaaataaatcctttCCCAAATCATAGTTCTTTTACAGACCGAATCAGATTGTCCTGCAGCATTTTCCTATATTTTGCAgcattcattttaccctctgcctttacaagccttccagAACCTACTGCtgagaagcatccccacagcatgacgctgccaccaccatgcttGACGATGGggacagtgtgtttgtggtgatgtgcagtgaTTGGTGTCTGCCAAACTTAGTGTCTGGTCTGATGGCCAAAAAcctccattttggtctcatgAGACCATAGAACCTTCTACCAGTTGACCTTGGAGTTTCCCACATGCCTCTTGTCATgatttaatatgagctttcCTCGACTGTAGCTGTCTCCTATAAAACCTTGACTGGTGAAGAGACCAGGCAACAGTTGTTGTATGCAGAGTCTCTgccatctcagctgctgaagcttttaactctTTCAGAGTAGTCATAGGTGTCTTGGTGGCCCCTTTTACTAGTATCCTTATTGCACGGTCTCTCAGATTTTGACAATGGCCTGCTCTAGGCAGATTACAAATATGCTATATTTCTTCCATTTCCTTATGATGGATTCAACTGAACTCCAGTTGATGTTCAGTGGCCCCAGGACTTCCCCTTTTTATTAACCGTCTCTCAGTTGCTTGTTCTTTTGTCTGCCTGGTGTAATTGTGGTCAGGAATACTGTTTAGGCAGCGACTGGACCTTCCAAACACACGTGTCTTTGCAATtacttgagacacattcacgGCACTCAGGTGATCTCCATTTCGCTAACTGTGACACTACGAGCATCAACTGGCTGAACCTGTtctgaattaggtcagtcaATTTGAAACAggtaaatatttatgtaatcacttattttacaca harbors:
- the LOC124057492 gene encoding interleukin-31 receptor subunit alpha isoform X1 produces the protein MNWSPQLRLASCTMVNLLCVFSYDLLSSLIVSQSSFQCTCVSELTVKSSNLKLCEKDKQVCVTDIRDCGPHSIQKSLNISCYYQISHRSMTCEWSEESSSNTMSDFSLVFRSRDNVISCQGIFSPAAILNITARIRDYTMGSEIWSYPHTVLLYDIVKPSQPVLTVLGSTVDSVHVSWRSSSRGSCRLRYRVNHTHRWTQAPHVFPAHQDQTVTYKIKGLLPFTVYRAAVACRGTSNIWSDWSFDVTARTLDRVPSWPLEVCYRVEKTDLGSFLLHLIWKDYDLLVPGGHILGYQVSYKPVMKKQQLQGSLIQNVTEGTALLVVQEGNCSVTVRAFNMAGYGPATHLSIDTQRHITLPSVRNLWVSSTFPALKGLLVQWEKPTAPPSAPPVSHFVVQWHSETRPSTSRWKTVDRFNTTTVILDVDPSNESYLISVFPVYNQQCGSPQSLPASLQQGALMEAVNLKVLGTTKTTVTAAWEWQRKSGPVRVNRYRVMLRKESERQTLSLWPDQWQHILLDLKPNTEYSLVLLADNISQNIIPARTVFDEVPVVAAVTPLLLLAVAVFIISILSRTVYKSYFFPPISNPRGSNTGQWLMDPNRQKTAQRNFLDIEDFRVTDVQKSLIMVSPISLHSSEEDLHEDTSLLSINHVIIQMSALKLDTEYVSNAPVITERQLVSLQSCKPDYAINCLHPDRVFISEESQADDAALLYLMQEGNTFFLQKEEETRQTELTSQKEIALKHCFREFIANMHSHCVYQLTCEPGYITSQNI
- the LOC124057492 gene encoding interleukin-31 receptor subunit alpha isoform X2; the encoded protein is MNWSPQLRLASCTMVNLLCVFSYELTVKSSNLKLCEKDKQVCVTDIRDCGPHSIQKSLNISCYYQISHRSMTCEWSEESSSNTMSDFSLVFRSRDNVISCQGIFSPAAILNITARIRDYTMGSEIWSYPHTVLLYDIVKPSQPVLTVLGSTVDSVHVSWRSSSRGSCRLRYRVNHTHRWTQAPHVFPAHQDQTVTYKIKGLLPFTVYRAAVACRGTSNIWSDWSFDVTARTLDRVPSWPLEVCYRVEKTDLGSFLLHLIWKDYDLLVPGGHILGYQVSYKPVMKKQQLQGSLIQNVTEGTALLVVQEGNCSVTVRAFNMAGYGPATHLSIDTQRHITLPSVRNLWVSSTFPALKGLLVQWEKPTAPPSAPPVSHFVVQWHSETRPSTSRWKTVDRFNTTTVILDVDPSNESYLISVFPVYNQQCGSPQSLPASLQQGALMEAVNLKVLGTTKTTVTAAWEWQRKSGPVRVNRYRVMLRKESERQTLSLWPDQWQHILLDLKPNTEYSLVLLADNISQNIIPARTVFDEVPVVAAVTPLLLLAVAVFIISILSRTVYKSYFFPPISNPRGSNTGQWLMDPNRQKTAQRNFLDIEDFRVTDVQKSLIMVSPISLHSSEEDLHEDTSLLSINHVIIQMSALKLDTEYVSNAPVITERQLVSLQSCKPDYAINCLHPDRVFISEESQADDAALLYLMQEGNTFFLQKEEETRQTELTSQKEIALKHCFREFIANMHSHCVYQLTCEPGYITSQNI